From a single Cinclus cinclus chromosome 16, bCinCin1.1, whole genome shotgun sequence genomic region:
- the IL21R gene encoding interleukin-21 receptor, producing MRNKQWLQNIFFCLLFQYTTCCEGLTCFVDYVQTLSCILQDELGAGSYTLTATWVPEEDPENIVAACSLLQLSRNTSHTQYMCTVDMTEFLADTKVQVNVTETAERQHVLSKDFYLSDNIKPQPPFNLTALFSEGYNISWETIYQNSSFYFLNEDLEYQLRYKRRTDTWEAQKTKSVHEDKRTLLILPWELQANTEYEFQVRARPREDRSYGGFWSEWSSPLSLKTSPAAVTQTAGMEWLLLFGIVMAITASITTFLAKQQSLWKKMACIPDPAPFFKPLYMAHNGDFKKWVGASHRKMTFDFFEWGIVLPEVLEVYTMHPSNSTPQEELHDLRKNLPCKPCASCLTAPGQGSQSLWCSVNSSGGTEDQSYGHLSIDTVTVADEFTSCECQHSCNHAYREHEHTNKENDSAGEPGYPKVNIGEEDRKICSDFHLVDLSAQDKILASGSVSTDHLRSTSIPVNQQGERGVEGGVGSILEALCLQPYQWDLENPGSLPSPDGESVSYSEGSNDFFPHNIRPGDSCPLICVDLDTIDSGFVDSDCGSPVDSEFGQNSQTICGPIPLEQEGQDFPRSYVKQWVSCRSESPVSGT from the exons ATGAGGAACAAACAATGGCtccagaatattttcttctgccttttattCCAGTACA CTACATGTTGTGAAGGCCTCACTTGTTTTGTGGACTATGTACAGACCCTGTCCTGTATCCTGCAAGATGAGTTGGGTGCTGGTTCATACACTCTCACTGCAACATG gGTTCCTGAGGAAGATCCAGAAAATATTGTGGCTGCCTGCAGTCTCCTGCAATTGTCAAGGAACACCAGTCACACACAATACATGTGCACTGTGGACATGACTGAATTCCTGGCAGATACCAAAGTCCAGGTGAATGTTACAGAGACAGCTGAAAGGCAGCACGTGCTTTCCAAAGACTTTTATTTGTCAGACAACA TAAAACCACAGCCTCCATTCAACCTGACCGCTTTGTTCTCAGAGGGTTACAATATTTCTTGGGAAACCATCTACCAGAACTCTTCCTTCTACTTTTTGAATGAGGACCTGGAATATCAGCTGCGTTACAAAAGAAGAACTGACACCTGGGAG GCTCAGAAGACTAAATCTGTTCATGAAGATAAACGGACATTGCTGATCCTGCCATGGGAACTACAGGCAAACACTGAGTATGAGTTCCAAGTGAGAGCTAGACCCCGGGAAGACAGAAGCTATGGTGGTTTTTGGAGTGAATGGAGCTCTCCGCTGTCATTGAAAACCAGCCCTGCCG caGTGACACAGACAGCAGGCATGGAGTGGCTGTTGCTGTTTGGTATTGTCATGGCAATCACAGCCTCAATCACAACATTTCTGGCCAAACAGCAGAG CTTGTGGAAGAAGATGGCTTGCATCCCAGACCCTGCTCCCTTTTTCAAACCTCTTTACATGGCTCATAATGGAGATTTTAAG aagtGGGTTGGTGCATCCCATAGGAAAATGACTTTTGATTTCTTTGAATGGGGAATAGTCCTTCCAGAAGTCCTAGAAGTTTACACCATGCATCCTTCCAACAGCACCCCACAGGAAGAGCTGCATGACCTGAGAAAGAATCTGCCTTGCAAGCCCTGTGCGTCTTGCCTGACTGCCCCAGGTCAGGGTAGCCAGTCCCTGTGGTGTAGTGTAAACAGTAGTGGTGGGACTGAGGACCAGTCTTATGGGCATTTGTCAATTGATACAGTGACTGTGGCTGATGAATTTACATCTTGtgagtgccagcacagctgtaaTCATGCGTACAGGGAACATGAGCATACCAACAAGGAAAATGATAGTGCTGGAGAACCCGGTTACCCCAAGGTTAATATTGGTGAGGAAGACAGAAAGATATGCAGTGATTTCCATTTGGTTGATCTGAGTGCACAGGATAAAATACTTGCTTCAGGCTCTGTGTCTACAGACCACCTGAGGAGCACAAGTATCCCAGTCAACCAGCAAGGAGAAAGGGGAGTGGAAGGAGGGGTGGGGAGCATCCTAGAAGCCCTTTGCTTGCAGCCTTATCAGTGGGATTTGGAAAATCCAGGTTCTCTACCTTCTCCTGATGGTGAAAGTGTTTCTTACAGTGAAGGGTCCAATGACTTCTTCCCTCACAATATAAGGCCTGGTGACAGCTGTCCTTTGATCTGTGTAGATCTGGACACTATTGACAGCGGCTTTGTGGACTCAGACTGTGGAAGTCCAGTTGACTCTGAATTTGGGCAAAACAGTCAGACCATTTGTGGGCCCATCCCTCTTGAGCAGGAGGGGCAAGACTTTCCACGGAGCTACGTCAAGCAGTGGGTCTCCTGCCGTTCTGAGAGCCCTGTCAGTGGGACATAG